The sequence below is a genomic window from Cicer arietinum cultivar CDC Frontier isolate Library 1 chromosome 6, Cicar.CDCFrontier_v2.0, whole genome shotgun sequence.
GGACAGAGAAAAacataaggatcggggaatcaaagaaaagaacaaaaaaattatctataatGCATGACACATAAACCTTACATAATTTACTCATACTCACAtgatccatgcatcttcattgacACTTTACCTTTACTCAATGCATCACACACACATGAATCGTTCATACCTTATCATTTGAATTGCAAATATCATATACTTATTCCCCCTCTTTATCTACCTTCAAGATTGGACCAATTACGATCTatgcatcggtaaacaatccgaagacgatgactttcatttctatagatatacgcatcggtaaacaatccgaagacgatcattttcatttctatagatctacgcatcggtaaccaatccgaagacaatcactttcatttatatagatctacgcatcggtaaccaatccgaagacgatcatttttaatttctatagatctacgcatcggtaaccaatccgaagacgatcattttcaatttctatagatctacgcatcggtaaccaatccgaagacgatcatttttaatttctatagatccacgcatcggtaaccatttatagatctatgcatcggcaaccaatccgaagacgatcaccttcatttttgtcgatctacgcatcggtaaccaatccgaagacggtcatctttatttttgtcgatctacgcatcggtaattaATCCGAAGACGGTCATCTTTATTTTTGTCGATTTACGCATCGGTAATTAATCCGAAGACGATTATTCTGCATATCTAAAAAATTTGCATTATTCTCACTTTAACATTTCAAATGCACTTTAATACTTGTGTTTgttattggacaaaatttaggtccttatatttacttatcttttacttgataacatgaaaacgaataccattgttattcatattttcatatttttcaagtaaaatataattaaataggggcagctgtagtaccctaattttgtccaatttatttaaaaataaataaaaaaggaaatatatattaaaaaggaagtaattatatttacaataagtagattcatcaatttacaatgctaaatcaagttataattacaattacaatcaaattgcaaccataaatattaaatcaaattaaattacaataagatttaaaccaaactaaattacaataatttttaatttgttcctGTTGTTGCCTCTCTGCCTCTCTGTTTCTGATGCAGTGTGTGGCTCTTTTTTGTTGCTGCCTTTCTGTTTCAGATCCAGTGTCATTGACCTTtgctttgtaactaattagagaaacataaaaaacattttttttaagtcagtcttggtacactttgtgcagaacaaagagacaaaattttgagtttaaaaaataaactaagggacaaattaaagctcagcaacagaacagatcaaaacaaataagtcaAAACCATGAATGCATCAGAGGTGTAGAAAAaacgcagatgatgagcaaaggaAATGAAACATCAAACAGGAAATAGATAGATAAGGACCAAGGCAGACCAGAAAACAACTGAACacataaaaaactctataaatataccctataaaatttcaaagagGGGGAGGATCTAAGATTAACACCACTAAAAAACGCACAAAGAAAGATAAAAGGAGAAAAACCAAACCTTTATATTGTGACCATCGTTGTTGAAACCGGTGCCTTTTGGAGCAACCACACTTCTCGCGGCTTCCTTGGTCTCTTCTCCTTCTCGCGGCCTCTCGATATCTTTCTGTTTCTCTCTACTTCTTTTTGGTTGCTCTCTATACTTGTATTTTGTGTAATGAAATCAACAACGGCCGCCTCCCCTTCTCTATAGCTAGGTTTTTTCATTTGGATGTCTTGGTTGTAGTTGGGCTCGGGTTTGCATTTGAAGGTGTGGACAGCCCATTTAGAGTNNNNNNNNNNNNNNNNNNNNNNNNNNNNNNNNNNNNNNNNNNNNNNNNNNNNNNNNNNNNNNNNNNNNNNNNNNNNNNNNNNNNNNNNNNNNNNNNNNNNNNNNNNNNNNNNNNNNNNNNNNNNNNNNNNNNNNNNNNNNNNNNNNNNNNNNNNNNNNNNNNNNNNNNNNNNNNNNNNNNNNNNNNNNNNNNNNNNNNNNNNNNNNNNNNNNNNNNNNNNNNNNNNNNNNNNNNNNNNNNNNNNNNNNNNNNNNNNNNNNNNNNNNNNNNNNNNNNNNNNNNNNNNNNNNNNNNNNNNNNNNNNNNNNNNNNNNNNNNNNNNNNNNNNNNNNNNNNNNNNNNNNNNNNNNNNNNNNNNNNNNNNNNNNNNNNNNNNNNNNNNNNNNNNNNNNNNNNNNNNNNNNNNNNNNNNNNNNNNNNNNNNNNNNNNNNNNNNNNNNNNNNNNNNNNNNNNNNNNNNNNNNNNNNNNNNNNNNNNNNNNNNNNNNNNNNNNNNNNNNNNNNNNNNNNNNNNNNNNNNNNNNNNNNNNNNNNNNNNNNNNNNNNNNNNNNNNNNNNNNNNNNNNNNNNNNNNNNNNNNNNNNNNNNNNNNNNNNNNNNNNNNNNNNNNNNNNNNNNNNNNNNNNNNNNNNNNNNNNNNNNNNNNNNNNNNNNNNNNNNNNNNNNNNNNNNNNNNNNNNNNNNNNNNNNNNNNAATTTTAAAatcgagaataataaaatattttttagaggattaaattagatgtgacatcttctttattccttgagttttaGGACatgagttgtacaacttgatcgtcttaaaactcgtattttaaagtatttatctcaaatcaaactcttttattttttatttttatttttttctctatttttgtcaaaactttttttatcacaaaataaattttctttaaaacacactcaacacatccgtattttttttaactaagaactacgtagctttgatttctccatcgcaccgggagatacgtaggagcaagatcatattcttgtcaagcacataaataaaaatttctttttttgccttttatttgttaagtacatatttatttcaaaatcatattttaaatatagtaataattgttattcatatttaataataaagaaaaataaatatacttaagttaatattaattttgcacaattaattataggtaaccgtattgtaacggatgtcgtagggtgctagtatcttccctacgcataatcgactctcgaactcaaaatttggtttcaaagaccacatttttttatttttactattttaagggtttcccaatattttccctattttaaaataaattttggtggcgactccattgaattcgagaaacactcgaaattttaggccgcgacaaatATCAATGGTTGAGATTAATTCCTTTAATATTTAATGGTTACTATAACCTTTGCGTTTTCAATTTCtaagttttaatatttattggttACTATTTAAGTAgtaatgtcaatttacaagaaagagGAGTTTAAATTGTAAATCCACCTATTAAAAATTTCCTAttaaaacataagaaaataactcaagattgatcttgattgTAAAAACAGATAACAGATAACGTTTTTGGTTTTGAAAGCAGAAAAAGAATAACGTTTTTGGTTAGTTATAATTAacaatttaacttatatatttaacttgataatcagaaaagactgaaagtaaatagagataagagaagaaatatcacacaacgatatatcctgaTTCATCCAACTCGaactacgtctagtcctcacaattgtgagattttccactatgtgttcaaacagagaacgttcttggttttacatcATCAATTTATATCAACCGTAATCTGTTACAACGCAAATCATTTCTACCCAGAAAGGACTTCaatcaggtcacctatcaatctttagAGAGAATTTTACActtcaccttttaaccataaaagatttttctacaaactactcaaactataatTAACACTTATAGTcttgagtttacacaataataatttaaagtgtTTGACAGAATATGAGTAATCTCAACATTTGTTTGAGGTTAGATTCTTTACAAAAGATTCAGTAAAATAATAACAAGAGATTCAAATATGAGTTCCTTGAGCTTGGAGTTCCTTTTATAGACTTCAATGAGGTTGATGACAACTAATTTGACCGTGGGAAAGTGTCCATCTGTCATGTGTCAGATTTGactaaaaaacataattttttgaacCAGTAATTTTCTTGACTTGAACATTATGCGTTTTGCTTTTGTGTTAATAACGGCTGATCTGTAGCTTCTCATTCTTGACTGTGACTTATGATCTTTTGTTATATGCACAAACATATCAGGGATGTGCTTAATGTATTTAGATCAAGATTGTCTTTGATTCGTGCTAACAGACTGATGAATGATGTGCACATGCTGGAGATTGATTGTTAACATGCTGGAGATTTATCATTCTTAAATCAAGAATATTATTCACTGAACATTCTTCATTTTACGGGAATACTGACATgttttccttattttatttattattgatagtATTCCATGggtcttttattatttatgcaTGTTTCTTAGATATGCTGCTGGAGCATATgtttcaagaacgttcttcgttctTGACAGTCAAGCTGAAGAATGACCAGTCTTGCTTGAACTTGCTTGATTCATCATACTCCATAGTATATTGGATAGTCCATGTAAACATTGTAcatattttattgtgattgttcaTCCATCCATCAATATTTACTtataatgtataaaaaatattatcagaTTGGAACTTCTGATCCTCGAGTTTGTATAGGGTGGATGAGCATACTCCTAAGTTTCTCTGTCCATCGAAATGTTGGGCTGGCCCCATTTCAACAAATAACAATCCGTCGAAATGTTTGTAAATGAAGAGGGAGTTCAATGCTATATATATGACTCTAATTTTTCATTACAATTTGCACCAGTTAGAAAAACTTTAAGTTATATCTGACTCTTCCATTTCTCTCTTGTTTTAGAATTGTGAAGCtagttagatttttttttggagAGTGTGTTTATATTGATGGTGTGGATTATTGGAGAAGAAAGTCTATGTGTTCTAACAATTTTAACATAGTGTTATTCTCTAGTTGTGATATTTTCTCTGATTGTAGAGTTTGCACATTATTTTCTTGtatttaattgtattatttaaatttatgtttttctttcaataaataacACATGTTGCTTTCTTCCCTTTTTCCGTTTCTAAAGAAAAAAAGGGGAAAGAAATGTACTATTTTAggtgtaaataaattttttgtaatactataaaatattattcaaataatgATGATACCAATCACAAATACGCTAGTCTTTGAGTTTATAAACTCAACCCAACCCAACCCCCACATGAAAAACAAGCAAAGCTGAACATCATCACAAGTGAATGACGGTGCTACAATAGGAAactaagaaattaaaaattaacactCACACTCACTATGATTTAGATCATCTACCACTATTGATTGAGACAACAAATGCACATATCATTAAATTAAGTGAGAGAAATTTTCTCTCGCTAAATTTAATGATCTACAAAGTTGATGCATCATATCATCAATTGTAGAGGATCCAAATATCACACACTAAAACAAAGTGTGTTTCTTATTCAATGATAAATCATATAAGATATCAATTATGAGAAACATAAACATTGTACTCAATTGTAGCATCCCCTGTATTGGGATCAAAAGAGTAAGTGCTAGCTTCAGCAAATCCCTTAGCAAACCTAAAAACACCACTTCCACCAATTATGGGCATTTCTCTAACCTTATTATTAGCAACATTTCTTCCCAATATAGTAATTGTGCTTCCATTATATTTCCCTTCAAATAAGGCAAAATTCATAATCATAAGAAAATTAAGCTCGGTTGTTGAGGTTGATGCATATATCCCTTGAGCCCTTCCCACCAATTTTGAGCTTAATTGAGGTCCTAAGGTTAAAGGGTTGTCTATGATTTTCACCAAACCAAAGAAACTAGTTCCATTATATTTAGGAATTGATGAAATGATATCAAATGAAGTAGCATTGTCTCCTCCCACTATGTCTTGCCAATAAAACCTAAAGTGGCTAGCATTTTgtctctttttaaaaaaattaggatctATTGAGTTCACGAAACCGGTCACGTCTTGCGCCGCAACGATTGCGATTGTGTAACAAGAAataagaaggaagaagaagatttTATAAGCATCCatatttatataacttttttcttttactcCAATAAATTGGAAACAAGTTAATGAAGGGAATTTTAAAAATGAGAATTTAGGAAAGTTGGGATGTAATTAGTGAGGTGTGTTTAACTTTTGcatgacatatatatatatagaaccaTGCAACCATGAATATAGTTAATTGATGTCACTATGACAAAGATGTGTATGTTTTTTTATCCCCATTCTGGAATTTGGCCTTTGCAAGTGACTTGATCAAACTTTGactaatctatattttgttGAGtgtaattgttttaatttattgtttattaacaccatttgatttttttttttacttaggCGAGTATAGGTTTGAATCTTATAATAGTATATTGTAATTTTGTTGAATAACAAAAGgaataaaaatgaaagttaaTAATTACTATGCTAAGTTTGAATTCTAAATAAACAATAATCTATTCTTCCTATTATAACTTTCAGCAATAGACAATTTTACAAAGattgaaaaaaagaatataaaaataaaaaagataatagtgattttattaaattatcgttattaattattgatgtgttttctttataatatataattcatagtggagaataaaattttagaagggaaacacttaatattaattaaagaatataactaaaaatataattaaaattatattgaaaattaaaagtgatcgacttttttaaacaattttttttatgatttcttGGGATTGTAACAGTTATTGCGAGACAAAGAGTTGGAGTAACATTTATGCATAATACATTGATAACATGAGATTTAAAGGAATAATCTCATTTGAATTATTGAAATCTTTCAACACCAATGGCTTAAATTTGATTGAAATACCATATTAATTAGCATTTGTAGTATCCAAAGGaaagatattattataaataaaactttCTAATTTCCAAGATGACTTGTTCTCGTCGCATGCTTAGACAATTTCAACAAGGTAgcagtttatatatatatatatatatagtgtcaTGGTAATGACAAATATTCTTTATATTTGAATGGTCTTTATGCTCAGAATAAAGTACTGTGCCGTACGTTAATTTTCATCTCTTTGTGTATTGATTCATACAAACTTCTAACCCATATTAACATGAGAATGGTTTGTTGACTTAGTTAAATGAGTTAAACTATTAAAGTGTAATAATAAGAGGTAGGAGTTTGACTTTCATctacaaacataattttaataagtattaataatattaacgtAACATAGACTGTttcaaacaataatatatatacgagtgaaataattaatttacaaaaatgaattaatatcTCTTGATTAGACGATatggttaaatttttaaaaataaataaaaacttttacaaaggtcttttatattaataaaatatttttgtgtgaTCATCAACCATGAattacacaaaaataaatattgtcacaacaaaataattaagtatattgagtttattattgtttaataaattattttgtattataaaGTGTCtaagaaaaacaataaaatttaaataaaaatattgcaGTTTTATACTAAAATGTCATTATTCTTAAAAAGCTTCATCTTAAACCTTAATATGCGTTGGGATTAGCCTAGACTTAAATGACATGTATAAGTTAGATACTAGTTAGTATTAGACTGTACAAACAAGTTGCCAATAAGTTAACAAAACATAACTAGTATTTGAATGATCGGTCTTGTGATTTGGGTCTACCAAGTTAATGATTCAATCCCTACTACTAATTTTTTCCTCTCTAACATATTAACTACTAATATTtgtctagaagaaaaaaaatttgttcatGCTGTTGGGTGGATATATCCTCAAGTGAGATTCTAcaccaattaaaagaaaaagaaaaaaaagcatGTTTTTGATTGGGCTTCACCAATGtgtaacaaattaaaaaatatttttatcccTAATTATTTTCGTGTGAACATGAAAAGTCCCAGTAGTGGTTCATGTGCATAcgaatcaacaaaaaaaaaaaaaaaaatagagggtGACtgagagaagagaaaaaaaaaaaagcatcgATAGTAGATGGCATCAGAACTTCGGTTATCTTCTAGTAATTATTTTAAGGTGACTTATGTAAGTCAATACAACCCATATGGTGATCATTAATAGGTCAAATTATGTTATCTATAAAAGTAAGATGGATGATCTCTGTATGTGAAAAAAATTCACCAACCTATGTTCAATACAGTGAAGCCGAATGATAAGCAGACTCTACTGCACAGACTTATGTGTAGATACATTTGTTATTGGGCCATATTAATGGGGAGAAAGATGCTAAATCATTGTGGGATAAGCTAGAGCAACTGTATGCAAAGACTGGAATATCAAGATGTATTTGATAAAGAAGTTATTAAGCTCGAAACTTCAAGAAGGGACTTCGTTGGCAGATCATTTGAATACTTTTTAAGGAATTCTGAATCAACTCTCTATTATGGGtgttaaatttgatgatgaaATTCAAGAGTTATTTCTTGTTGGTTCCATTTCTAACCCTTGAGAAAGTTACAAGATACCATTGTGGAATTCTACTCATGATGTTGTGTTGTTAATGAAAATTgtaaaaagtattattttgaaTGAGGAGATGGTAAGAAAGTCTCAATACTCTTCTTTGTAGTCAAAGGTGTTGGTTATTAAATCTAGGGGGAAGCAAGAATCAATATTCATGTAATAGAGATCGATCAAATCATAAGCAATTCTAGAAACATGTACAAATTTGTTGAGTGCTACCACTGTGGTAAAAAAAAGGCTTATTAAGAATAATTTTTGgctttttaaaaagtaaaatgggAACGAAGGTAAAAGAAagatgaaagaaaaatattttgatgacaCCAAAGGTAATATGACATCAgatgat
It includes:
- the LOC101504947 gene encoding dirigent protein 22-like; this encodes MDAYKIFFFLLISCYTIAIVAAQDVTGFVNSIDPNFFKKRQNASHFRFYWQDIVGGDNATSFDIISSIPKYNGTSFFGLVKIIDNPLTLGPQLSSKLVGRAQGIYASTSTTELNFLMIMNFALFEGKYNGSTITILGRNVANNKVREMPIIGGSGVFRFAKGFAEASTYSFDPNTGDATIEYNVYVSHN